The DNA window TCCTAGATTGGCGAATTTTTAGCCACAACAGGCGTAATCCAATTAGTGTGAACAGGCCCTAACACCCGAAACAAACCAGAGAGTATCAAACGCTGTGGAACAGGTTTTCGATACCATCATTATCGGTGCAGGCAGCGCCGGTTGCGTTCTGGCAAACAGACTATCTGCCGACCCCAATCATAAAGTCCTCCTGCTGGAGGCCGGCGGCAACGACCACTGGCATTGGTTTCATATTCCGGTGGGCTACCTGTTTGCGATGGGCAACCCTCGCAGTGACTGGTGCTACCAGCTCACACCTCAGCCGGGCCTAAACGGTCGCAGCCTACCCTACCCTAGAGGAAAGGTGCTGGGCGGCTGCAGCGCCATCAACGGTATGATTTACATGCGCGGCCAAGCAGAGGACTACAACAACTGGAACCTGCCCGGCTGGACCTGGGATGAGGTGCTACCACGTTTCAAACGTTCAGAAAATTTCTATGGCGGGGCCAACGCCTTTCATGGCGATCGCGGCGAGCTCCGGGTGGAGCGGCAGCGATTGCGCTGGCCGGTACTTGAGGCCTGGGAGCTCGCCTGCAACGAATACGGCATTCCCAGCACCGAAGACTTTAACACCGGAGACAATGAAGGCGTTGGCCACTTTCACGTCAACCAGATTCGCGGCCGCCGCTGCTCGGCAAAGCGCGCCTTTCTCGAACCGGTGTTAAATCGAGAAAATCTGACAATCGCCACCCACACACAGGTCGACCAACTCGACTGGCACGGCCATCGCGTCACCGGCGTTCGCGCTTTTAGCGCTGCAAAAGCGCTGACCTTCCAGGCGCGAGAGCGGGTAATTCTGGCCGCCGGCGCGGTGTCTTCCCCCTGCATATTGCAGCGCAGCGGGATTGGCGGCGAAGCCCAACTGCAAGCCGCCGGCGTCACCTGCCGCCACGCTTTACCCGGCGTTGGTAGCAACCTCCAGGACCACCTGCAGATTCGAGTTCAATTCCGTGTCGCCAACACAAAGACGCTTAACTGCCTGAATCGCAGCTGGCTTGGCAAGGCCCGCATGGCCGCCGAATACGCCCTTAACCGCTCAGGGCCGCTATCGATGGCGCCCAGTCAACTCGGCGCCTTTTTCAAATCTGATAAGGATCAGCAGCGCGCCAACCTCGAATATCACGTTCAGCCGATGAGCGCCGAGAAACTTGGCCTGGAGCTGCACCCCTTCCCCGGCATCACCGCCAGTGTCTGCAATCTTCGCCCCAGCTCCCGGGGCAGGGTCGATATTGGCTCGGCGGACCCTCAACAAGCTCCACGTATCGACCCACGCTACCTGACCACAGAGGATGACCGAGATATCGCCGCAAGGTCCATCGAAATCACCCGGGAGATCGCCAGCCAATCAGCGGTGACGGGGTTTGGCCCAAGGGAGATCAAGCCCGGCGCCGCACTGACTCGACCCAACGAACTCGCCAAGGCTGCCGGCGACATTGCCACCACCATTTTCCACCCCGTTGGCACCTGCAAAATGGGCAGAGACGATGATCCGGACGCCGTCACCGATGCAAAGCTGAAAGTCAGGGGGCTAGACAACCTCTACATTGCCGATGCCTCAGTCATGCCGACAATTACCAGCGGCAACACCCACGCCCCGGTGGTGATGATTGCCGAAACACTGGCCGAGCTTCTCGGCGGAAAGCCAACGCTTGCCAGATAAGCTGCTCAGGCTTGCACACCCAGTGTCCGACATCAGCAACTGAAAACAAAAAAGGCCCCGGGCTGGGGGCCAAAACAGGCAATCTCATTTGGACTGAGGCGGTCTGACTCGCTGCTCAAGAACAACCCAGCCCGAATTCAATGTTGCCCGCACGGAGAGGCTCTGCCCTGGGCGGGCAGCATCAGGGCTTAGATGCCGAGAACAATATTCACTACGCCGACCAGGCAAAGGGCGCCAACCACCATGCCCGAAATGGCCAAGCGCAAGCGCCGCATCGCAACGACATCGCTGAGATCATGTGACATTTCCAAACCCTCCAAGCTGTTCAATTCGATGGAGAGATTGTCAGGTAAAGACCGCGACCACATCCTGATCCAGATCAACAAAGCGGCTGTTAATGGGTAGCCCATTACGGTGGGTGATTTTTTGCGGCCGCTGGCCCCATTGCATTAATCTGCATCTCCACCATTGCGGTGAACACCTCAAGGATATCCCGATAATCCGTCCCGGAGACCAACTGGTTCAGCGCCAAGGCGCCCGCCTCTATCGTCGACAGACCATCAGCTCGCGGCGACTTGCGAATTCGGTAGGCGCTCCTCTCTTGCGGTCGCAGCGACAGCTTGGCTAACTGATCAAGCCAGGGGTTGCAGTAGCGAAGCCGCCGGACCTTGCGCCAGGTGCCATCCAACAGAATCACCCGCTTGACCTCCAACCTCGCGTCTCCGCCCGGGGTCGGCGTTTCAGCCGGGTACACCAACACACTCTGTGCCTGCCATTGCTCGCCGAATAGGGCAACGGGGTCAAAGACTTCGCCCACCAGTAGCCTGGCACCCTCGATTGATCTGGCCAACAAGGGCCCGGTGGACATCGCATGACGGGCTTCGCTTGGGTCCTGCAAAATCACTAACTCTAAAGGACAAGGCAGCGTCCGCAGAAAAGGACACAGGCAGGTTGAGCGCGGCCGCTCACAATTTTTACAGACGATTCGACCCATCCGCCGAGTATACCAACCGACCTGGCAGCACCCCAGCATTACGCCGTCAACAGCCGCAAACTCTGACGCAGCCCGCCATTACATGTCCCACAAGCGGTTGGCACCCTGGGCCAGGCCGGCCAGTTCATGCTGCTCCATTTCCAGCAATTGCTCAAAGGTCACCGCTGCGGGGGTCGCCGCGCAACGGCTATGCAAATGACGGTAGAGGTCGGTTAGCTGTTCATGCAAATCCACCACCACCGCCAACAACTGATCCTCACTGAGCAAAGCCCACTGGGCATCCTCCTCTTGCACGGTCGGCAGTGGCTGACGATTCAAAAATTCCGTCACCCACGTTCCCAGCGACTGCTCACTCTCGGTGCGGGACAGCGCCGCAATCTTGGTTGCCAGTTCCTGCTCCCTGTGGGAGATATAGTCGCCCAGCAGTTTGAGCCGGTCATTTCCAGATCTGGCCAGGCTTGCCGGCAAGGTTGAGCCAAACGATTGATGATACTTCGCACTCCAGCCAACAACATCGGCAACGGTTTCAATCTGCACGATTTTTCTCCTGTGGTTACAGCCCCATTTATACCGCACTGTTACCCTTCTCCGACAATCACGCAGCGCCCAGTGTTCCCCAACGAACACCATCCAAGAGACAGAAACCCCAACCAAAAACAGGAAAACTGTTGGCCATAAGCGACACATGACGCGAAAAAGCGACACAGTTTTTATCGACATTTTTTAATCGTTAGACAAGATATAATTTTAAGTTATTTTTTCACAAAACCGGAACGCACCACCCACCTTTGACTCCAAAAAAGCGCAGGAGGCCATAGCGCGGTCCATGCAGACAAGACTCTGCAGTAATAAACCCGCCACCCCCGGGCTTCCCAACAAACGAAACACTATGGAGGTTTACTATGAACATCACCAAGAAAACCCTTTTTAGCGCGGTCATCCTCACCAGCTCCGCCGCCTTTACAGCAAGCACAGCTTACGCCTGTCCAACCTGTCAGGTCGGCGATGGCGGCAGCTTCAGCAATGTCAGCGATACACTCAATGGCACCGTAGACACGCTAAGCGGTGACACTATCTCTGATGCAGCCACCACACTCGATGTCAAAGCCACCCTGAAAGGTACGGACGTAGGCAGCCTCACGACCAGCATCTCCGATGTGGCCAATGGGAACGACACGAGCAACGACAATGATATTGGCGGCATTGGCAACGGTAACAACGCCGGAACAGGCAACACCGTGGACGCGCTTTCTGACTCAGTAAATGATATCGGCAACGGCAACAACGCCGGCAACGACAACAACGTTGAAACCTTGTCGGACGCCGCCCAAGCCAACAATGTGGGCAACGTCAATGGTGCCAGCGGCACGCTTAAGGGTTACAACACCGCACAATTGAATAACGCCATTAAGCAACTCAACCGCGGTTCCACTAACCAGCCGTTGAAAACCAAAGGCGATAACAAGCCCTTGTAATACCACTGCTTAAGAGGGCGGCATTCGCCGCCCTCTCTGTCTTCCGCAGCATCCGAACTCGTTCACACGGTATCGCCTTGCGCACCCTACGGCAGAACAACCACGTGGCGAGCCGGTATGTTGAGACATGATATCGACAAGGATCAACGCATCGTCGACCTTCCCACCTCAGCACAGGCATCGCTGGCCGAGCAGAAACTGTTTAGCAGGTGAAAAACCGTAGATAAGCCGCTACGCATGGGCGCTGATCACAGCGTGGTGATTGACCTTGTTACGACTTACGTTTGCGGGCGCGCGACCCGGCAGCCGCTTTGCTTGAAGATTTTCCACGCCGGGCCGGTTCCGCTCCCCCCTCCAGGTTGGCGAGGGTTTCGATATAGCTGACAAAACGATTGGTGTAACTGGTTGAAAGAGACCCCATTAGCGTCAGGGCCTTCACAGCCAGCATTTGCGGATTGAGCGGTCCCGGATTCTCCGGCCGCTGGCGCAGCGAATGGGCAATACGGTCCTGTCTTTGGCGCTGTCGCTGATATCGCCTGAGCTGGTGAGCCGCCCGCAACCCGTTGTCGCCCTCCGGCGGCGCAGTAGCCGACAGCACCTCAGCACCACCAAAAATTTCACTCTCTTGCCGGCGCAGCTGCCCCTCAAATGAACAAGCGGGAGCATCCCCTTCAAGGGGACCGTCACTGGCGTTGAGCTGTTCGAGTACGCCCTGCCAAGGGGAGGCTTCCTCGCCGCCGCCAGCGCGCTCGACAAGCTCGCGGTGGCAGCAGGTTTTGAGTTGGTCGATCAGGTCCGACAACCTTGGCAGCAACCGTTCGGCAACGCCGTCTCGCCGAGCCCTGGCCCGACGTACCAGATCCTGGGCCTGGGCGTATGCCAGAATATCCATCGCGGCTGCACCGCTGTCCGCAAGTGCATCCAGCTCCCTTGCCAGCGAATCCAGCTTACTCACGGCTAGCGGAATCCGCTCTGGGCACGGGCGCCATCTCCACCCGGCGGTTCTGCGCCCGGCTGGCGCCATCGGTATTGGCAACCACTGGCTG is part of the Spongiibacter taiwanensis genome and encodes:
- a CDS encoding GMC family oxidoreductase, producing MEQVFDTIIIGAGSAGCVLANRLSADPNHKVLLLEAGGNDHWHWFHIPVGYLFAMGNPRSDWCYQLTPQPGLNGRSLPYPRGKVLGGCSAINGMIYMRGQAEDYNNWNLPGWTWDEVLPRFKRSENFYGGANAFHGDRGELRVERQRLRWPVLEAWELACNEYGIPSTEDFNTGDNEGVGHFHVNQIRGRRCSAKRAFLEPVLNRENLTIATHTQVDQLDWHGHRVTGVRAFSAAKALTFQARERVILAAGAVSSPCILQRSGIGGEAQLQAAGVTCRHALPGVGSNLQDHLQIRVQFRVANTKTLNCLNRSWLGKARMAAEYALNRSGPLSMAPSQLGAFFKSDKDQQRANLEYHVQPMSAEKLGLELHPFPGITASVCNLRPSSRGRVDIGSADPQQAPRIDPRYLTTEDDRDIAARSIEITREIASQSAVTGFGPREIKPGAALTRPNELAKAAGDIATTIFHPVGTCKMGRDDDPDAVTDAKLKVRGLDNLYIADASVMPTITSGNTHAPVVMIAETLAELLGGKPTLAR
- a CDS encoding tRNA-uridine aminocarboxypropyltransferase gives rise to the protein MLGCCQVGWYTRRMGRIVCKNCERPRSTCLCPFLRTLPCPLELVILQDPSEARHAMSTGPLLARSIEGARLLVGEVFDPVALFGEQWQAQSVLVYPAETPTPGGDARLEVKRVILLDGTWRKVRRLRYCNPWLDQLAKLSLRPQERSAYRIRKSPRADGLSTIEAGALALNQLVSGTDYRDILEVFTAMVEMQINAMGPAAAKNHPP
- a CDS encoding DUF2894 domain-containing protein, which codes for MSKLDSLARELDALADSGAAAMDILAYAQAQDLVRRARARRDGVAERLLPRLSDLIDQLKTCCHRELVERAGGGEEASPWQGVLEQLNASDGPLEGDAPACSFEGQLRRQESEIFGGAEVLSATAPPEGDNGLRAAHQLRRYQRQRQRQDRIAHSLRQRPENPGPLNPQMLAVKALTLMGSLSTSYTNRFVSYIETLANLEGGAEPARRGKSSSKAAAGSRARKRKS